A stretch of Miscanthus floridulus cultivar M001 chromosome 13, ASM1932011v1, whole genome shotgun sequence DNA encodes these proteins:
- the LOC136499522 gene encoding uncharacterized protein, translated as MRHLKLVGNMRAQSDPGFAEYLLRIGCGTEEVNGDGDVCLPDGICVPYTGNDNELDTLIDYIFPSLNENLLNRNYVTSRAILSTRNDWVDMINMKIIGRFLGEEIVYHSFDSAVDDPHNYYPSEFLNTLTPSGLPPHVLKLKIGCSIILLRNIDPASGLCNGTRPVVQGFQRNTIDAEIVVGDHAGK; from the coding sequence ATGCGCCACTTAAAGCTGGTGGGTAACATGAGGGCGCAGAGTGACCCAGGTTTTGCTGAATATCTGTTGCGCATTGGTTGTGGTACCGAGGAGGTCAATGGTGATGGTGATGTCTGTCTTCCTGATGGTATCTGTGTGCCATATACGGGGAATGACAATGAACTTGATACATTAATAGACTATATTTTCCCGAGCCTCAATGAAAATTTGTTGAACCGAAACTATGTCACTTCGAGAGCTATATTGTCTACAAGAAATGACTGGGTGGATATGATTAATATGAAGATAATAGGTCGTTTCCTAGGTGAGGAGATCGTGTACCATAGCTTTGACTCTGCAGTGGACGATCCGCATAACTACTACCCTTCCGAGTTCCTTAACACTTTAACCCCTAGCGGTCTCCCTCCGCATGTGTTAAAGCTCAAGATTGGGTGCTCGATCATATTGTTAAGGAATATTGACCCTGCAAGTGGACTTTGCAATGGAACGAGGCCCGTGGTTCAGGGGTTCCAACGAAATACCATCGATGCAGAAATTGTGGTGGGAGACCATGCTGGAAAGTGA